The Methylomicrobium lacus LW14 genome window below encodes:
- a CDS encoding type IV secretion system DNA-binding domain-containing protein, producing the protein MSARKGWVHDFIRGWNVTKTQGEMLFFSVLWGALSLMLIVSVMSIITVGKRATAFERIIYYAWLEAKIYSVLYPSGRIQITLDGSQKSFRSSEILKEPGVIANAEKINRQIVFCLSVGGSCSLGIMIFYARRARIKGEELRLDEYLRGARIVDPEVLEKALKDEGLNSDLQVGNVSLIIDTETQHTMISGAPGTGKSVLISGLLDQIRARGQRAIIYDISGDFVERFYLPGDTILNPMDGRSPSWNPWVECTSEFDFERIAESLVPEGEGDRFWADVARALVAGAMLKMWREGNFNLLRLLELMLVADMSELAEAVKGTEAASLITGDESGSKLAISIRASAAAYVRCLKLLPVKGDPFSIRKFIEEDGNGWLFISSRIDYHAALRPLLSCWLDCAAAALLSMKPDRQRRIFFVLDELPSLQKMPSIPRLLAMGRKYGAAGILGIQSVAQLREVYKKDGAEALAGLCSTHAIFRAPDPDTADWASRMAGERETDQAGESHAYSPNESRDAVTLNGGRKIDKSLLPSEISGLENLRCFLKLAGNYPITKASLIPQNRPSLAEPYVTSDPGLSIGSRMGLVPQIEENPSVIQDPSISLTDDVAMDKLL; encoded by the coding sequence ATGAGCGCAAGAAAAGGTTGGGTCCATGATTTTATTCGCGGCTGGAACGTAACCAAAACTCAAGGGGAAATGTTATTTTTCTCGGTGCTATGGGGTGCCCTATCGCTAATGCTCATTGTCAGCGTCATGTCGATAATTACGGTCGGAAAACGCGCTACGGCATTTGAACGAATCATTTACTACGCGTGGCTGGAAGCAAAAATCTATTCCGTATTGTACCCCTCAGGACGCATTCAAATTACCTTGGACGGAAGCCAAAAATCGTTCCGTTCAAGCGAAATATTAAAAGAACCCGGCGTCATTGCCAATGCTGAAAAAATCAATCGACAAATCGTTTTTTGTCTTTCTGTCGGAGGATCATGCAGCTTGGGTATTATGATTTTTTATGCTCGCCGGGCTCGTATAAAGGGCGAAGAACTACGCCTTGACGAATACCTGCGCGGCGCGCGAATCGTAGACCCAGAAGTGCTGGAGAAAGCATTGAAGGATGAAGGTCTCAACTCGGATTTGCAGGTCGGCAACGTGTCACTGATTATCGACACCGAGACACAACACACGATGATTAGCGGCGCTCCGGGCACCGGAAAATCGGTGCTTATTTCCGGGCTGCTTGACCAGATTCGAGCGCGAGGCCAAAGGGCTATTATCTATGATATTTCAGGAGATTTCGTAGAGCGATTTTACCTGCCGGGAGACACGATTTTAAACCCGATGGACGGCCGATCACCATCGTGGAATCCGTGGGTGGAATGCACGTCGGAATTCGACTTTGAGCGCATTGCCGAGAGCCTGGTACCGGAAGGCGAAGGTGATCGATTCTGGGCCGACGTCGCCCGCGCACTGGTCGCAGGAGCCATGTTGAAAATGTGGCGGGAAGGCAATTTCAACCTCTTGCGCTTGCTCGAACTGATGCTGGTCGCCGACATGAGCGAACTCGCCGAAGCCGTCAAAGGCACCGAAGCAGCCTCGCTGATTACCGGCGATGAATCGGGCTCGAAGCTGGCCATTTCGATCCGGGCGAGTGCGGCGGCGTATGTGCGCTGTTTAAAACTTTTACCGGTCAAAGGCGATCCATTTTCGATCCGAAAATTCATTGAGGAAGATGGAAACGGCTGGCTTTTTATTAGCAGTCGGATCGACTATCACGCGGCGCTTAGGCCACTGCTGTCGTGTTGGTTGGATTGCGCAGCCGCCGCACTATTGTCAATGAAACCGGATCGTCAACGGCGGATTTTTTTCGTGCTCGACGAGCTGCCGAGCCTGCAAAAAATGCCCTCGATACCGCGCCTTTTGGCAATGGGTAGAAAATACGGAGCGGCCGGTATTTTGGGAATCCAATCGGTCGCTCAACTCCGGGAAGTGTATAAAAAAGACGGCGCGGAAGCACTGGCCGGCCTGTGTTCCACACACGCTATTTTTCGGGCTCCTGACCCCGATACGGCGGATTGGGCGTCGAGAATGGCAGGCGAAAGGGAAACCGATCAGGCAGGCGAGAGTCACGCTTATTCGCCGAATGAAAGCCGCGATGCAGTGACCCTGAACGGCGGCCGCAAAATCGATAAATCCCTCTTGCCATCAGAAATTTCCGGTCTGGAAAACCTCCGGTGTTTTCTGAAACTGGCTGGCAATTATCCAATCACAAAAGCCAGTTTAATCCCCCAAAACAGGCCCTCCTTGGCAGAGCCTTATGTCACCTCTGATCCCGGCTTGTCCATTGGTTCACGGATGGGATTAGTCCCTCAAATCGAAGAAAACCCGAGCGTAATACAAGATCCATCTATTTCCCTTACCGATGATGTTGCGATGGATAAATTATTGTAG
- the tnpA gene encoding IS66 family insertion sequence element accessory protein TnpA, producing MAITAKWRQHIEAWQRSGLSQAAYCAERQLNVRTFTARLSDYRKLPQPESAALIPVHVQPSAPAAIVFTHAQGHRLELSATVSARWVAELLRCLA from the coding sequence ATGGCTATCACAGCGAAATGGCGTCAGCATATTGAAGCGTGGCAACGTAGCGGGCTATCACAAGCCGCGTATTGCGCCGAGCGGCAACTCAATGTCCGTACCTTCACGGCGCGTTTGAGCGACTATCGCAAATTGCCCCAGCCAGAGTCGGCAGCCTTAATACCAGTGCATGTTCAACCGTCTGCGCCTGCCGCGATTGTCTTCACGCATGCCCAAGGCCACCGCCTGGAGTTGTCCGCTACCGTATCAGCGCGCTGGGTGGCTGAGTTGTTGCGATGCCTGGCTTGA
- the tnpB gene encoding IS66 family insertion sequence element accessory protein TnpB (TnpB, as the term is used for proteins encoded by IS66 family insertion elements, is considered an accessory protein, since TnpC, encoded by a neighboring gene, is a DDE family transposase.): MPGLIASPAQIWLAVAPVDMRRGLDGLTAIVQQSLGHPPGCGSAFIFRNRAGNRLRLLLWDGNGVWLCQRRLHRGSFVWPKASDPVFALSQAQWQWLVAGVDWQRLSAQPSTEWRV; encoded by the coding sequence ATGCCTGGCTTGATTGCGAGTCCGGCACAGATCTGGCTGGCGGTGGCGCCGGTCGATATGCGGCGCGGCCTGGATGGCTTAACCGCAATCGTCCAGCAAAGCCTGGGGCACCCGCCTGGCTGCGGATCGGCCTTCATCTTCCGCAACCGTGCCGGCAACCGCTTGCGCCTGTTGCTGTGGGACGGCAATGGGGTTTGGCTGTGCCAGCGGCGGTTGCATCGAGGCAGTTTTGTTTGGCCCAAAGCCTCTGACCCGGTCTTTGCGCTCAGTCAGGCCCAGTGGCAGTGGCTTGTGGCTGGTGTCGATTGGCAACGGCTATCGGCACAACCGTCAACAGAATGGCGGGTGTAA
- the tnpC gene encoding IS66 family transposase, producing the protein MNPLAKLDQLNLEPSAKTEVAALIQALIEQAERDAKAIQSKDVKIAALTHELAYYKRIRFSTKSEALAPLQRDVFEETWNTDISAIDAEVEQLQDASPCTTVVRPKRLRAGRQPLPSHLPRIEHRHEPESCTCGHCGRELVKIGEDVTEQLDVEPAKFFVHRHIRPQYACRSCETVTAASIPPAVIDGGLAAVGLLSWVMISKFQDHLPLYRLEQIAARDGVILSRSTLADWVGRLGVALEPLADRLAWHLQQRPSLHADETPVPQLDPGNGKTKKAYLWAYRSNDLQPGPKIIVFDYQAGRSGRHAGQFLGDWQGHLVVDDYAGYKALFAAARAHPETRLRLEPCIELACWAHARRKFFDLFQASQSPIAQEALQRIAVLYAIEAEGQSLSSAERQRLRAEKSRPALAGLHDWLQRTRTHAAPNTATAKAIDYSLKRWIALTRYAETGDLPIDNNPIENSIRPIALGKKNWLFAGSERAGKRAAVIQTLLGTAKLNGLDPSAWLKDTLEKLPTWPNSRIDELLPFGKSH; encoded by the coding sequence ATGAATCCCCTCGCCAAACTCGATCAGTTGAACCTGGAGCCTTCGGCAAAAACCGAAGTAGCCGCATTGATTCAAGCGCTGATCGAGCAGGCTGAGCGGGATGCCAAAGCCATTCAGAGCAAAGACGTCAAAATCGCCGCGCTGACCCACGAGTTGGCGTATTACAAGCGCATCCGTTTCAGCACCAAGAGCGAAGCCTTGGCCCCGCTGCAGCGGGATGTGTTCGAGGAAACCTGGAACACGGATATTTCGGCCATCGACGCGGAAGTCGAGCAACTGCAAGATGCCAGTCCTTGTACCACGGTGGTCCGCCCCAAACGCCTGCGCGCCGGCCGGCAACCGTTACCGTCTCACTTGCCGCGCATCGAACACCGCCACGAACCCGAATCCTGCACCTGCGGGCACTGCGGCCGGGAGTTGGTCAAGATCGGCGAAGATGTGACCGAGCAACTGGATGTCGAGCCGGCGAAGTTCTTCGTCCATCGCCATATCCGCCCGCAATATGCCTGCCGGAGCTGCGAGACCGTGACGGCGGCGTCGATTCCGCCGGCGGTGATCGATGGCGGTCTGGCGGCGGTCGGCTTGTTGAGCTGGGTGATGATCAGCAAATTCCAGGACCATCTGCCGCTCTACCGCTTGGAGCAGATCGCCGCCCGCGACGGCGTGATCTTGTCCCGTTCCACCCTGGCCGACTGGGTCGGACGTCTCGGCGTCGCCTTGGAACCTTTGGCGGATCGCCTGGCCTGGCATCTTCAACAACGGCCGAGTCTTCATGCCGATGAAACGCCGGTGCCGCAACTGGATCCCGGCAACGGCAAAACCAAGAAAGCCTACCTGTGGGCCTACCGCAGCAATGACCTACAACCGGGGCCCAAGATCATCGTCTTCGACTATCAAGCCGGTCGCAGCGGCCGGCATGCCGGGCAGTTTCTAGGCGATTGGCAAGGCCATCTCGTGGTCGACGACTACGCCGGCTATAAAGCCTTGTTTGCGGCCGCCCGCGCCCATCCCGAAACTCGACTTCGGCTTGAGCCATGTATCGAACTGGCGTGTTGGGCGCATGCGCGGCGGAAATTCTTCGACCTGTTCCAGGCCAGCCAGAGCCCGATTGCGCAAGAAGCCTTACAGCGCATCGCGGTGCTGTATGCGATTGAAGCCGAAGGCCAAAGCCTGAGTTCAGCGGAACGCCAACGCCTGCGTGCCGAGAAAAGCCGGCCGGCACTGGCCGGCCTGCACGACTGGCTGCAACGCACCCGAACCCACGCCGCGCCCAATACCGCGACCGCTAAAGCCATCGACTACAGCTTGAAACGCTGGATCGCTCTCACACGCTATGCTGAAACCGGCGATCTGCCAATCGACAACAACCCGATTGAAAACAGCATCCGACCTATCGCTTTGGGTAAAAAGAACTGGCTCTTTGCAGGCTCGGAACGCGCCGGAAAACGCGCGGCTGTGATTCAAACCTTGCTCGGCACGGCCAAGCTCAACGGCCTCGATCCTTCGGCCTGGCTAAAAGACACCCTCGAAAAACTGCCTACCTGGCCTAACAGCCGTATCGACGAACTACTGCCTTTCGGCAAATCACATTAA
- a CDS encoding DNA-binding protein, which produces MPQSKILVDTNAYLRLAKTVRPLLFVTFGKKEYCLYIIPELNKELANHRFKSKFPWIDEAEYQQNRQYLPQIGKKQRRAIDQAFEYIWDYVQTDLPGPSKVDALYIAYALELDVPVVTDDQDMTELAHAFDAKVMSTLDLLKLMLDCGHVTMKTIDGLIDYWRYIGDRPANLEQDYLRLFPES; this is translated from the coding sequence ATGCCGCAATCCAAGATTTTGGTCGATACCAATGCCTACTTGAGGCTCGCCAAAACTGTCCGACCGCTCCTGTTTGTTACCTTTGGCAAAAAGGAATATTGTCTTTACATCATTCCAGAGCTAAACAAAGAACTTGCAAATCATCGTTTCAAGTCTAAGTTCCCCTGGATCGACGAAGCGGAATATCAGCAAAATCGCCAATACCTCCCTCAAATTGGAAAAAAACAACGCCGAGCTATTGATCAGGCATTCGAGTACATTTGGGATTATGTACAAACCGATTTGCCTGGCCCCTCGAAAGTCGATGCGCTTTACATTGCTTACGCGTTAGAACTGGATGTGCCGGTCGTAACCGATGACCAAGACATGACAGAACTTGCACATGCCTTCGATGCCAAGGTCATGTCTACTCTCGACCTCCTCAAACTGATGCTCGATTGCGGGCATGTCACTATGAAAACCATAGACGGACTGATCGATTATTGGCGTTATATCGGCGACCGGCCCGCCAATCTTGAACAAGATTATTTACGCCTGTTTCCCGAGAGCTGA
- a CDS encoding helix-turn-helix domain-containing protein — translation MIKRLNVTKANQAMVAAGLTQTAVADSLDVSKEAVSQWLNEKSFPRPNKLLQFGKLLGLSFDELVIKEDPHTPIVAFRKMKGTKTKDHHIEKAQEMGRFLRCLVPYLPFDILEMPPVLKNPNCDYDYLQTIAAKVRMEIHVDDDETIDFAHLIRRFTDLQAVVIPVLWGSKQRHENAVHIFLPDSQTTWVYLNLDVNIHDFKFWMAHELGHCLSPSLRGEEAEDFADAFASTLLFPEIKAKRAYLEISQQRTLKGKQDCLLAIANREVISPYTVIVQANRYAESSGNPQLDFGKNIWGIITNFNKGYKNVSEALFSDLQNLNAREFIQKAEEAFETPFFNILSSYLKASGKGSGIVHTVTDMPLLDARSLHAELT, via the coding sequence ATGATAAAGAGGCTGAATGTCACGAAAGCAAATCAAGCCATGGTTGCCGCAGGTTTAACTCAAACCGCAGTAGCAGACTCGCTTGATGTCTCCAAAGAAGCTGTTTCCCAATGGCTGAACGAAAAATCGTTCCCTCGTCCAAATAAATTACTGCAATTCGGCAAACTGCTTGGATTGAGCTTTGACGAGCTAGTGATCAAGGAAGACCCGCATACACCGATCGTGGCTTTTCGCAAGATGAAAGGCACGAAAACGAAAGACCATCACATTGAAAAAGCCCAAGAAATGGGGCGTTTTTTACGTTGCCTGGTGCCCTACTTGCCGTTTGACATTCTGGAAATGCCTCCGGTACTGAAAAATCCGAACTGCGATTATGATTATCTTCAAACGATCGCAGCTAAAGTACGAATGGAAATCCATGTCGATGATGACGAAACAATTGATTTTGCCCACTTGATTCGCCGCTTTACTGATTTGCAAGCAGTCGTTATCCCCGTTTTATGGGGCAGCAAACAAAGACACGAAAACGCGGTTCATATTTTTCTACCGGATTCGCAAACTACCTGGGTCTACCTAAATCTTGATGTCAATATTCACGATTTTAAGTTTTGGATGGCTCACGAACTCGGCCACTGCTTGTCGCCTTCACTACGAGGGGAGGAAGCGGAAGATTTTGCCGATGCTTTCGCCAGCACATTGCTGTTCCCTGAGATAAAAGCAAAACGCGCCTACCTGGAGATCAGCCAGCAAAGAACTCTGAAAGGCAAACAAGATTGCCTTTTGGCTATTGCTAATCGAGAGGTCATTTCACCCTACACGGTTATTGTGCAGGCCAATCGGTATGCAGAATCCAGTGGCAATCCCCAGCTTGACTTCGGCAAAAATATTTGGGGAATTATTACCAACTTTAACAAGGGATATAAGAACGTCAGCGAAGCATTGTTTAGCGATTTGCAAAATCTCAATGCGCGCGAATTCATTCAAAAAGCGGAAGAAGCGTTCGAAACCCCGTTTTTCAATATTTTAAGCAGTTATCTCAAGGCGAGCGGCAAAGGTTCAGGCATTGTGCACACCGTCACCGATATGCCGCTCCTCGATGCGAGGAGTTTGCACGCTGAGCTGACTTAA
- a CDS encoding DnaT-like ssDNA-binding domain-containing protein: MQTLITDPEYDALDHLPHLAQILYFRCLRKYMNYKTKVVGGPARRISLDCLAEIGAQSVNRQIIRPSQKAVRVALDQLVRVTCPEGRYLIYRLPLAIGSQDQGTARARPGHEDQDTVQAASSVVCADNSGTTVAPPESEDTGALQKTDNPLTTPAAGRMRLDWVPPDAVASTLRDVGVPADFWEALLPEYRLYWRSQGEARCWSSHFFAHAQNQYSRRLNQKNEKKTNEKQKHTDSYSDELRRILLARARPAASR; encoded by the coding sequence ATGCAGACATTGATCACCGATCCAGAGTATGACGCGTTAGACCATCTCCCGCATCTTGCGCAAATTTTGTATTTTCGCTGCCTGCGTAAATACATGAATTATAAAACAAAAGTTGTGGGAGGCCCGGCGCGCCGGATCTCGCTCGACTGCCTCGCAGAAATCGGGGCCCAGTCTGTCAATCGGCAGATCATCCGCCCCAGCCAAAAAGCCGTCCGGGTCGCGCTGGACCAGCTAGTTAGAGTCACGTGCCCGGAAGGGCGGTACCTCATCTACCGGTTGCCGCTGGCCATTGGGTCCCAGGACCAGGGCACAGCCAGGGCACGACCGGGGCACGAGGACCAGGACACGGTGCAGGCCGCGTCATCCGTGGTCTGTGCAGACAACTCGGGCACGACCGTGGCACCACCGGAGAGCGAGGACACGGGCGCTCTACAGAAAACGGATAATCCTCTGACTACTCCTGCTGCGGGCCGGATGCGTCTCGACTGGGTGCCACCCGATGCGGTCGCCTCGACGCTGCGGGATGTCGGCGTGCCAGCTGACTTTTGGGAGGCGCTCCTGCCCGAGTACCGCCTCTACTGGCGCAGCCAGGGCGAGGCCAGGTGCTGGTCATCGCACTTTTTTGCGCATGCACAAAATCAATATTCGCGCCGATTAAACCAAAAAAATGAGAAAAAAACCAATGAAAAACAAAAGCATACAGACTCATACTCTGACGAACTCCGCCGGATACTCCTCGCTCGAGCACGGCCAGCCGCCAGCCGATAG
- a CDS encoding sigma factor: MIFEKFFNKNKCFLYKTARSFNIESGDILGTAWLSWHDASKTYRPDRGATLETWALRQFEHACRRYAAQGRYGAELDADGDDRDMPIVSDDAAIFAVIEPEPERILQVPRFGGGITGEVWRAAAAGKSVAEIASRVGRTPRRINQLLAKMRPDPQQTTLFDFA, from the coding sequence ATGATCTTTGAAAAATTTTTCAACAAAAACAAATGTTTTTTATACAAAACCGCCCGATCTTTCAATATCGAGTCGGGCGATATTCTAGGCACCGCCTGGCTGTCCTGGCATGATGCCAGCAAAACTTATCGTCCCGACCGTGGGGCAACTCTTGAGACGTGGGCTCTACGTCAGTTCGAGCACGCTTGTCGGCGATACGCCGCGCAGGGGCGATACGGCGCTGAGCTCGATGCGGACGGCGACGATCGGGATATGCCGATCGTATCGGACGATGCGGCAATTTTCGCAGTAATCGAGCCCGAGCCCGAGAGAATTTTGCAGGTCCCGAGGTTCGGAGGAGGGATAACCGGGGAAGTCTGGCGAGCAGCTGCGGCTGGTAAATCGGTTGCGGAGATTGCCTCGCGGGTCGGCCGTACCCCGCGCCGCATCAATCAACTTCTGGCGAAAATGCGCCCCGATCCCCAGCAGACGACGTTATTCGACTTTGCCTGA
- a CDS encoding type II toxin-antitoxin system HicB family antitoxin, whose translation MAKNLHCIAKKHDSYWSARCLDFSLYAVGDTLEEAKQKLEEEIDEYLYDALEGESKNYAPYLLLRKADFSEWALFYTLDLFTRCRSLKQWIGEAFSPVIPHGPYNHGHA comes from the coding sequence GTGGCTAAAAATTTACATTGTATCGCTAAAAAACACGACAGCTATTGGTCTGCGCGCTGTTTAGATTTCTCATTGTATGCTGTTGGCGACACTCTTGAAGAAGCAAAACAGAAGCTCGAAGAAGAAATAGATGAGTATCTATATGATGCGCTAGAGGGCGAGTCAAAGAACTATGCACCATACTTATTGTTGAGAAAAGCAGATTTCTCAGAGTGGGCTTTGTTCTATACGTTAGACCTCTTTACGCGGTGTCGCTCGTTAAAACAATGGATTGGCGAAGCATTTAGTCCAGTAATCCCTCATGGACCCTATAATCACGGGCACGCGTGA
- a CDS encoding type II toxin-antitoxin system HicA family toxin: MSGHHPPLTCSQVKAVLAHLGFSLYVQKNSSHEQWKKPEFPGKVTVDCPKAPFSHDLVGYMAKQAGVSKKDFYNIHFAL, translated from the coding sequence GTGAGCGGTCATCATCCACCTTTAACTTGCAGCCAAGTAAAAGCAGTCCTAGCCCATCTTGGATTTTCTTTGTATGTACAGAAAAACTCTTCGCATGAGCAATGGAAAAAGCCAGAATTTCCTGGAAAAGTAACTGTTGATTGTCCGAAAGCGCCATTTAGCCATGATTTGGTAGGTTATATGGCTAAACAAGCGGGAGTATCAAAGAAAGATTTCTACAACATACATTTCGCTCTATAA